A single window of Apodemus sylvaticus chromosome 4, mApoSyl1.1, whole genome shotgun sequence DNA harbors:
- the LOC127683196 gene encoding high mobility group protein B1-like, which yields MQTCREGHKKKQPDASVSFSEFSKKRSERWKIMSAKEKGKFEDIAKVDKAHYERVIKTYIPPKGETKKKFKDPNAPKGPSSAFFSFCSEHCPKIKDEHPGLSIGDDTKKLGEMWNNTAADDKRPYEKKAAKLKEKGKKDITAYRAKRKTDAAQKGGSQG from the coding sequence ATGCAAACCTGCCGGGAGGGGCACAAGAAGAAGCAACCAGATGCTTCTGTCAGCTTCTCGGAGTTCTCCAAGAAGCGCTCAGAGAGGTGGAAGATCATGTCTgctaaagaaaaggggaaatttgaaGATATAGCAAAGGTTGACAAAGCTCATTATGAAAGAGTTATAAAAACCTACATCCCCCCCAAAGGGGAGACCAAAAAGAAGTTCAAGGACCCCAATGCACCCAAGGGGCCTTCTTCGGCCTTCTTCTCGTTCTGTTCTGAGCACTGCCCCAAAATCAAAGACGAGCATCCAGGCTTATCCATTGGTGATGATACAAAGAAACTAGGAGAGATGTGGAACAACACTGCAGCAGATGACAAGCGGCCCTACGAGAAGAAGGCTGCTAAGCTGAAGGAGAAGGGTAAAAAGGATATTACTGCCTACAGAGCTAAAAGAAAAACTGATGCAGCACAAAAGGGGGGTAGCCAAGGCTga